CCAGCAGCGGCATCAGCTCCTCCAGCGTGGCGCGCGCGTCGCCTACCGCGGCGATCGCCGAGTGCTTGTGCGCGTCGAACTCGGCGACATTGATGTTGACGAAGGCAACGTTGGGATGCTGGAAGGCGGTCTTGCTGGCCGTGGTGAAGTCACTGTAGCGGGTGCCGATGCCGATGACCACGTCGGCGTCGCGGGCGATGCGGTTGGCGGCGAAGGTGCCGGTCACGCCAATCGCGCCAAGGTTGAGCGGATGGTCGTAAGGCAGGCTGCCCTTACCGGCCATCGTCTCGCCGATCGGGATGCCGGTGGCATCCACAAATCGCCGCAGGGCTTCGGTTGCTTCGCTGTAGATCACGCCGCCGCCCGCGACGATAAGCGGTTGCTTGCTATGGCGGATGAGCTCGGCTGCCCGGCGGAGCGCATCTACGTCCGGCCGCTGCCGAGGCACATGCCATACCCGCTCGCGGAAGAAATGTATCGGGTAATCGAAGGCTTCGGTCTGCACATCCTGCGGCAGCGCTATGGTCACCGCGCCGGTCTCGGCCGGGCTGGTGAGCACGCGCATCGCTTCGGGCAGCGCGGTGAGAATTTGATCCGGCCGGTTGATGCGATCCCAGTAGCGACTGACCGGCTTGAAGCAATCGTTCACCGAGAGGTCTTGGGAGTGTTCACTCTCCAGTTGCTGAAGCACCGGCGCCACGTTGCGGCGGGCGAAGATGTCGCCGGGCAGCAGCAGCACTGGCAGGCGGTTGATCGTCGCGGCGGCGGCGCCGGTGATCATGTTGGTCGCGCCCGGACCGATCGAGCTGGTGCAGACCAGCGTCTGCAGTCGGTTCTTCATGCGCGCGTAGGCGGCGGCGGTGTGCACCATGGCTTGCTCGTTGCGGCACAGGTAATACCGAAAGTCGAGGTTCTGTTGCAACGCCTGCGCGATGCCGGCGATGTTGCCGTGGCCGAAGATGCCGAAGCAGCCGGCGAAAAGCGGCTGGATGTGGCCATCGCGCTCGGTGCGCTGCGCCTTCAAGAACTTAATCATGGCCTGAGCGGTAGTCAGACGAATCGTGGTCATCGTGGCGCTCCTAAAGGGTTGTCGTGAGTGGCGAGTGGGAAGTCGGAAGTTAAGTGGAGGTGCGAGTCCGTTTCAGTGGGCATGGGCACATATGAGGTCAGGTCACTCAGTCCTATGTCGGGTGTGGTTGCCTCGAAGCTGATTGGAGACTTTTGGTCTACCTCGTAGTTCGTCTCCTCTTCGCGTAGCGATGTCTGGCGTTGCTCCGGAATGTAGCCGATGAGCAACTGGATGATGCGCGCGAGTAAGTTGATTCGGTGTGTGACGACTCGTGTGCCAAGGACATACGAACTTCGGTAATACCATTCCCTGCTTTCACGCGCTGACCCCAGGGCATACTCGAAGTAGCGTGCGCGATTGCCGCCGGTGCTATACGAGTAGCCCTCCGCGATATTTGCGCCGATAGATCCGACCGCACGATACAGTTGATCGGATAGTGAGCGGGTTCTTGGGTCTAGCATTAATTTGGACACATCATGCCAAGCGATGTCTGACATGAACAACGCCAAGCGATAAGCAAGAAGCGTCCACAGCCGATCGTTCGTGATTGCCGGAGGCACAGACTTCATCCATTCGTCATAGTTCATCACCAACCTCCTCACTCCCGACTTCCGACTCCCAACTCCCGAGAAGGCAATCAACGCTTATATCCCCCCTCTACTGCTTACAAACGCCATGACCTCCTCCAACGTGGGCATGAAGTTGGCGCAGCCGTGCTTGGTGACCAGGATGGCGCCGCAGGCGTTGGCCAGCCGGGCGCTCTTGTACCAGCCCCAGCCGTTGACGTAGCCGTACAGGAAGCCGGCGGCGAATGCATCGCCGGCGCCCAAGATGTTCACTACTTCGACCGGGAAGGCAGCGGCGTCTATCGTTGAGCCGTCGCGCAGATATACGCGCGACCCTTGTAGCCCACGTTTGCGAACCACCGCCTGTACGCCCATCGCCATCATCGCCCGGATGGCCGATTCGGCATCACCTTGCACGCGCGCGTCGCTCACCTGCGAGTGCGTCAACGACATCTGCGCCGGATCGGTGAGCATGGCTGCGTTGAGCTCATCGTCAGTAGCGATCACGATGTCCACGGTGTGCAGCACCGAGCGGATCGCCACGCCGAACGCGCGCGGGTCGTGCCATTGGTCGGGTCGAAAGTCCACGTCGAGCACCACGCGCACGCCGTTGCGCCGCGCCAGCTCCGCAGCGAAGAGCGTCGCGCTGCGGCAGGGGTCTTTGTAGAGGTTCGTGCCGGCGAACTGGAACACCTTGGCCGACGCGATCGGCGCGGCCAGCACGTCGTCAATCGTCAGCTCCATGTCGGCGCAGTTGTCGCGGTAGTAGATCAGCGGGAAGCGATCCGGCGGCTCGATGCCCAGCAGCACGGCGCTGGTGCGATGCCCGGGCTTGCGCGTGATGAATCTCGTCTCCACGCCTTCCTTGTTGAGGAAGTTCAGGATGAAGTCGCCCACCAGGTCGTCGCCGACGGCGGTGAGCAGCGCGCTGCGCAGCCCCAGCCGGCGCGCGCCCACGCTGATGTTGGTCGGCGAGCCGCCCACGAACGCCGCGAACCGTGTGATCTCCACAAACGGCGCGCCGATGTCGTCGCTGTACAAATCAATCGAAGATCGCCCCATGTGGAAGGTGTCGTAGCCGGCCGGCTTATCCATCATCAATCACAACTCCCGACTCCCGACTCCCAATTCGATACATTGGCAAGCGCGGATCCTTGTCGCGGTAGGTGGTCTTCACCCAGGCATGGCGCGGGTCCTCGCTGTTGGCCAGCGATTGCGCGCTGCCGGCCAGTGTGTTCAGGTAATACGTCGTGTAACCCGGCGGGCTGGCGACCGGGTGATAACCTTCCGGCACCAACACCACATCGTTGTGCCGCGCTACAACTACGGCGTCAATCGGCGCGCCGGCGCGGTGCAGCGGCGACTCGGGATCGGTGTAGATGCGCTGGTAGGCGTACCCTTCCGGGCGGTCGAACTTGTAGAAGTACACCTCCTCCAAGTCGGCCTCGACGATGCGGCCCTGCGCATCGGTCTTGTGAACGTCGTGTTTGTGGGGTGGGTAGCTGCTCCAATTGCCGCTCGGTGTATAGACCTCGACTACCACCAGCCGGTGACAGTCGAACCCCGGAGGAATGATGTTGTTGATCTGGCGCGTGGCGTTGTCGCCGCCGCGGATTTCGACCGTGACGTCCGTGGGCTGAATCAGCCGGGCCGGGTGATCCTGATTGGTTGGTGCGAAAGCTAGCGCGATTTCTGCGTCGGTCTGGGCGTGGACGGTGAAGGTCGTTCGGCGGGGCAAGTAGACGGCATAGGGCAATCCCTCGAAGACCGACATGCGCTGGCCGATCTCACGCCAACGGCCGGCGTCGGAGTCGAGCCCGACGACGCCGGAGAGCACGACGATCGCAAGCTCGTGCTCGCCGGTTGCGCCGGTGTGGGTCTCGCCGTGCGCCAGGCGGCGCGCCTCGAACGTGATGAATTCCCAGCCGGCCAGCGCCGGCGTCACGCGAACAATGAGACCAGGCTCGGGGGATGGCTGCGGGTGAACAACAAGGTTCGTGTGATCGTATTGCACAGGCACGCTCCTCGTGGATCACGCGCTTATTGTGCACAGTTTCGTTTCGAAATCAAGAGGGGAGTTTAAGCTTTCGAATTAACTTTCATAACTAAAAATCGAAACTTATATCAGGCCTCGATTTCGGCGCGTCCGGTCATGCCCGGCAGGATTCGTGCTTCGCTAGGGTCGAGCGCGATCAACACTGTAAACAGCGCCGCGCCGCCCTGCGCACCGGTGGATTGCGGCAGGATCGCTGCAACCTTCCCGCTGAAGGCGCGGTCGAACGCTTTCAGCCGGATGGTCGCTCGGCTGCCGATCTTGATCGCTGTCAAGTCGCGCTCGGAGAGGTTCGTTGTCTCGAACATCAGCGCGTCCAGCGTCACCAGTGTAAACGCGACGCCTTTGGGGATGCCACCGACGGCCACATTGACCTCCTGAACGATGCAAGTGCAGGGCGACCGCACGATGGCCTCGCGCAAATTGTCGCGTGCTCGTTGAACTGCCGACCGGGCCTGAGTGAGTTGAGCTTCGAACACTTGCCGCTGAGCTTCGCTGGGACCGGCCTCGAGCGCTTGCAGGCGCGCGCGCGCCGAGACCACATTCGCGTTGGCCTGCGTGAGTTGCTCGCGCGTGACCGGTTGCAACAGCTTTTGATAATTGGCGTATGCTGCGCGCTCGCTTTCGTAGGCGCTACCGTACGACGCTTCCTTCGCCTGGCACGCCGGGATGCCGGTGCCGGCTGGCGTGCCGCACGCGACATCACGATCCACCTGCGCCGCCAGATAGGCCTCGCGCGCTGCAACCCAACTCAGGCGCGCCTGTTCGATCTCGCTTTCGGTTGGCCCTTGCTGGATGAGCGCGTAATTGGCCTGCGCAGCAGCTAAGGCGGCGCGGGCGCTGGCGATGTCCTCCGGCCGGGCGGGGGCCTGCGCCTGCGCGATCTGCGCCTCGACCAGCGCCCGTTGCAGCTCGGCGTCGGCCAGAGCGTCGCGCAGCGCGGTGTCATCGAGCATGGCGAGTACGTCGCCCACCTTCACCGCTTGGCCGGGTTCGACGTTGACGGTTAGGACCTTGGCGCTCACGTCGGCGGCAAGCGCGATCGGTGGTGTGGCTGTCTTCACCACGCCATCGGCGGAGATCGTCGTGCGCGCTGCGACAGCTTGTGTGGGAACGGCTGTCGCAGCGGCGGTCGGCTGTGCGGCAGGCACTTGGCCGGCTGCGCCGGAGGCAACAGGGAAAGGTGTATCTGCGGCGCAACCCACGAGTGTGAGGAGGGCGGCGATCGCTGCGAGCGACTGAACACAGAGTGGCTTACGCATTGACTCAAAACGGATACGAACCGATGTGGATGAAGTTGCGCACCTCGCGGGTTTGAGCCACACCCGGACATCGGGGGTGCATTCGCCAACGGCGGCAGGTGTATTGGCATATATAGGCGCGGAACGGAGTCCGCGCCCCACCATGCAATTTTTGCCCTTGTGCACGATTGCACCCGACATCGGCTGAACGACTCATAGAGGTGTATACTCGCGGGCGTTGTTAGCGTCAAGTATCGCTTGCCTCTCGTCAGTTGCCGGCCGCTCTGGCTAGCCGGCCCTCTTGATCTATCTGCGACCTACGTCAGCCTCGATTGCTTCTTCGTTAGACGTTCGTGTTTCTAAATCGCTGAGCCGTTGCTATGTCCCGCGTATTACCAGGAACCTCGCTCGAACCCATCAAGCACGTATTGATCGGGCGGCCGCTGCGCACTGAGGAGGCACCTCATCAAGCCGTCGGCAATCCGGTCGGCCTGGCCGTCTTCGCCTCCGATGCGTTGTCGTCCACGGCCTACGCAACGCAGGAGATTCTGGTAGTCCTGGCGTCTGCGTTTGCCGTCGCCGGCGCAGGCGTGTTTCGCATCTCGATTCCTATCGCGGTTGCCATCACCGCCGTGCTGAGCGTGTTGATCATCTCGTATCGGCAGACGATCAAGGCGTACAACGGGGCGAGTTGCGGCGCGTATGTCGTCGCGCGTGACAACCTGGGCGTGTTCCCCTCGCAAATCGCCGGCGCCGCCTTGCTGGTGGATTACGTGCTCACGGTGGCCGTCAGTATCTCCAGCGGCGTGGATCAAGTGGCCTCGGCGATCCCCATCCTGCGTGGGCGCGAGGTGCTGGTGGCGCTGGCCGCGATCCTGATCATGACGATCATCAACCTGCGCGGCGTGAAGGAATCGGGGCGCATCTTTGCCGTGCCGACGTATTTCTTCGTCGGCATGACCTTCCTGACGCTGACGGCCGGCGCGTTCAAGTTCTTCACCGGCCAGTTGACGCCGGTCGAGAACGTCCACATGGTGGCTCACACCGCGGAGCCGCTCGGCTGGTTCCTCATCCTCTACGCTTTCAGCAGCGGGTGCACGGCGCTAACCGGCATCGAAGCCATCTCCGACGGCGTGCAGAACTTCAAGGAGCCGCGCGGCAGGAATGCCGCCTTGACGATCTCGGTAATGGGCTTGCTGCTCGGCACCCTGTTCATGGGCATCACCCTGCTCGCCAACCAAGTGCAGGCTCTGCCGTCGGAAGACGAGACGATCATCTCGCAGATCGCGCGCGCAGTGTTTGGCTCCGGCGCATTGTATGGCTTGCAGATCGCGGCGACGACGATCATCCTGATCATGGCGGCCAACACGGCCTACGCCGACTTCCCGCGCATCGCGGCCTTCGTGGCCAGCGATAGCTTCTTGCCACGCCAACTGGCCATCCGCGGCAGTCGGCTGGTATATTCCGGTGGCATCGTCACCTTGGCCATAGCGGCCAGCATCCTGATCATCGTCTTCAACGCCCGCACGACGTCGCTCATCCCGCTCTATGCGATCGGTGTGTTCATGTGCTTTACCCTGTCGCAATCGGGCATGGTGCGGCGCTGGCTGGAAGTCGCCAAGCTCAGGCCCGGCGAGTCGGTGAAGATGGGCCAAAGCCTGGCGTCATACGATTCGCACTGGCGACGCAATCTGATCATCAACGGCGCCGGCGCGGTCCTCTCCTTCGTGGTGATGGTGATCTTTGCCGTGACCAAGTTTACCCATGGCGCATGGATCACCCTGCTGGTCATCCCGGTCATGGTGTTCGTGTTCTACCGCGTGCACACGCACTATCGCAACGTGGCGCGCATCCTGAGTTTGAGCAAAGAGCGCGTCAAGCCGACGCCGCATCCGGTGAAGACCATCGTGCTCGTTGACGATGTGCATCGTGGCACGGTGCGCGTGGTGGACTTTGCCAAGTCGCTGGGCAACCCGTGGACGCCGCTGCACGTGGACTACAACGACCGCAAGACGCACATCGTGCAGCAGAAGTGGCGTGAGCGCATCGGCGAGGGCGATTTGGTGATCCTGCCTTCGCCCTATCGCCGCCTGGTCGAGCCGATCGTGGACTACGTGAAGGCCGAACTCGATAAAGACCCCAACCTGTTCGTGCACGTGATCATGGGCCAGTTGGTGATGGACACGCCGTGGGCGCGCGCGCTGCACTCGAACAACTCGCTGGGCATCATGTCGGCGCTGCAGTCCATGGATCGCGTCATCGTCACCGACGTGCCCTACCAGTTACACGCGGCGGACGTGGAGTTGTATCCGGAGAACGAGCCAGAAAGCTACGAGCAGATGAAGGAGCGCGAGGAGCAACAAAAACAGCAGCGGCGCGAGGACGAGACGATCGAGTCGGCGATCGGCTGATCACTTCAATCGCTGCAACCGCTCGCGCGCCTGCGCCAGCGTCTCCTGCTTCTTGCAAAAGGCGAAGCGCACGATGTTCCGGCTCAACTCTGGCCGGCTGAAGAAGGGCGATCCCGGCACGCACGCCACGCCGATCTCCTTCGCCATGCGCAGGCCAAAGGCGATGTCGTCCTCGTCGCTGATGGCGCTGAAGTCGGCCATGATGTAATACGCGCCCTGCGGCGTGACCGGCTTGAAGCCGACCTCGCGCAACATCTCCAGCGCGAAGGCGCGGCGCTGCGCATAGTCCGCGCGCAGTTGCCGGTAATAGTCGTCGCCCAACGCCAGCATAGCGATGCCGGCAACCTGCAACGGCGTCGCCGCGCACACGCTCATGAAGTCGTGCGCCTTGCGCACGCCGACCATCAGATCTTCGGGGGCTAGGGCATAGCCCAGTCGCCAGCCGGTGACGCTGAACGTCTTGCTCATGCCGCTGATGGTGATGGTGCGCTCGGCCATGCCGGGCAGCGTGGCAATGGGGATGTGCTGCGCGCCATCGTAGGTGATGAACTCGTAGATCTCGTCGGTGACGGCGATCACGTCGTGCTCGATGCACAGGTCGGCGATCAGTTGCAGCTCCTCGCGGGTGAAGACCTTGCCGGTGGGGTTGTGTGGCGAGTTGACGATGATGACTTTGGTCTTGGCATTGAACGCACGGCGCAGCTCGTCGGGGTCGAACTCCCACACGCCGCTGGACGACGGCCGCAGTGAGACGAAGCGCGGCGTGCTCTGGGTGATGAAGCAGTTAGGGATGTAGCTCTCGTAATACGGCTCGAAGAAGACCACCTCGTCGCCGGGGTTCACCACGCCCAGCATCGCGGCGATCATGCACTCGGTCGCGCCGCAACACACCACTACGTCGGTGTCGGGGTTCACGTCCATCTCGTAGCGCCGGCGGTAGTGATCGGCGATCGCGTCGCGCAGGGGCTTCAGGCCCCACGTGACCGAGTATTGGTTCCAGTCGTCCTGGATCGCCTGGGCAGCAGCATCCTTGATCGCCTGCGGTGCGGCAAAGTCCGGGTAACCCTGCGACAAATTGATCGCGCCGACATCCAGCGCGATGCGCGTCATCTCACGGATGATGGACTCGGGAAAGTGCTGGGTGCGGGTGGAAGTGCGCACGTACTGGTGAACGTCGGGGATCGTGTTCGTCTCATTCATGCGAATGGGCGCCGTGATCGGGTGGATTGCTGCCATGGGATGAGATTGTACTCGCGCGGCGTCTCACGCTTTCGGTCGAAAAAGCCGCACGTCTATGCTGCTCTTGTTCACCGGCGACTCCAGCACGATGGCGGTGGTGATGTTTCGTGCAAGCGGTCGCAGGCGCGAGATGATCGCGTCGAGGTGGGCGATCGAAGCGACCACCACGTGTAGGATGTAGCTATCGCTGCCGGTCAGCATGTGGCATTCGAGCACCTCCGGCAGCGTCTTCACCAGCTCGACCAGCCGCTCACAGGGTTCGCAGTCGCTCACGCGGATGAACGCCTTGATCTCCAGGCCGAGCTTGGCAGCGCTCACGCGGGCATGATAGCCGGTGATGATGCCGGCCTCCTCCATCCGTCGCACGCGCTCGGCCACGGCGGGCGCCGTCAACCCGACGCGCTTGCCCAACTCGGCGAACGACATGCGCGCGTCTTCCTGCAGCAGCCGCAGCAGCTCTAACCCCGTCTTGTCTAGCAGCTTTTCAGAATCGAAAGCCATCGCGTCCTTTCGATTTTAGTTCGCAAATGAAAGGCGGCGAAAACTTGTGTTTCTGTCTTCACGCGCCTGCCTAGACTTTCTAGACTTTCTTCAATCACGAAGTGCGCGGGCATCGCGCCCGGCGTTTCCAGAGAGGAGGGAAGAAATGGCAAGCGATCCCCTTGACTTTCAGGCGATTGACTATGTGGAGTTCTACGTGTCGAACGCGCGGCAGGCGGCGCATTTCTACCGCACCGTCTTTGGCTTCCGGCCGGTTGCCTACGCCGGACTGGAGACGGGCGTGCGGGATCATGCGTCGTGGTTGTTGACCGCGGGCACGGTCAACTTCGTGTTGACCTCGCCGCTTGACCCACACAGTCGGCCCGACATCAGCCAGCACATTGCCACGCATGGCGACGGCGTGAAGGACATTGCTCTGCGTGTGCGCGACGCGAAGGCGGCCTACGACGAGGCGATCCGGCGCGGCGCGCGAAGCGTGATGCCACCGGTCGCCGTCGAGGATGAATGCGGCAAATTCGTCAAGGCCACCATCGCGACCTATGGCGACACGGTGCATAGCTTCATCGAGCGTGAGGACTATCGCGGCTTCATGCCTGGTTTCAAGCTAATCGAGCATCCGCCGCCAGCACCGGACACCGGCCTGGTTGCGATTGACCACATCGTCGGCAACGTCGAGCAAGGCAAAATGAACGCGTGGGTGAAGTTCTATGCCGACTTGCTCGGGTTCACGCAGCTCGTCCACTTCGACGACAAGGATATCAGCACCGAGTATTCTGCGCTGATGAGCAAAGTGATGCAGAACGGCAGCGGCCGGATCAAGTTCCCCATCAACGAGCCGGCGGAGGGCAAGCGCAGGAGCCAGATCGAAGAGTATCTGATCCACTACGGCGGGCCGGGTGTGCAGCATATCGCCTTGGCCACCAAAAACATCATCGCCAGCGTAGACGCGCTGCGCGCTGCAGGTATCAACTTCCTGCGCGTGCCGGAGACGTACTACGAAGAGTTGCCCAACCGCGTCGGGCAAATCGAAGAAGACGTCCATGCGCTGGCCCAACGCGGCATCCTCGTAGACCGCGACGATGAAGGCTACCTACTGCAGATCTTCAGCCAGCCGATGCAGGATCGCCCGACGCTGTTCTTCGAGATCATCCAGCGTCGCGGCAGCCGGGGTTTCGGCAAGGGAAACTTCAAAGCGCTGTTCGAGGCGCTCGAGCGCGAGCAGGCGCGACGCGGGAATTTATGAGGAGTCGTTAGTGTCAATGGTGTCGTTGGTGTCGCCCCATGACGCTAATGACACCGGCGATACCAACACAACGGAGGTCGGCCATGACTCAAACGCTTGAACTTCGATCTGTGCCGGTGATGCCGAATTACACCGCACAGGATCATGAGACGTGGGCCACGCTGTATCGCGAGCAGATGAAGCGCGTGCCGGACTACGCCTGTGAACTCTTCCTCAGGGGGTTGCCCAAGCTCCAGTTCGACCCAGATCGCCTGCCCGATCCCCAGGTGATCAGCGAGCGGCTGTATCGCGCGACGCGCTGGACGCTGGGCGATGCGCAGAACGAGTACCTCAACGCAGTCGAGTGGTTCGAGCACTTGCGCGAGCGGCGCTTCCCGGTGACCAATTACATCCGCAAGCCGGAAGAGCTGGAGTTCACGCCGCTGCCCGACGTATTCCACGACTACTTCGGCCACCTGGCTTACTTCATGGATCCCTACTTTGCTGACTTGGCGCAGGCGTTCGCCCCGTTGTTCTTCGCCGGCGACGAGCGCCAGCAGCTCGAAATCTCGCGCCTATGGTGGTACACCACCGAGTTCGGGCTGATCCGTGAGCGCGGCAAGCTCAAAGCCTTCGGCGCTGGACTGATCTCGTCCATCGCCGAAATGCAGAAGGCCTTCGCGCCGGACACGCCGCGCGTACCATTCGACATCCGGCGGGCGGCCGAACTCGATTCGGCCAAGTACCACATGCATAGCTTGTACTTCGTGTTCGACGACGTGGAGCAGATCTACAACATCATCCGTGACTACGCGCGGATGGAAGGTCTGCCCGAGCCGCAAGGCGTGTTGTGATCCGCGCGTGCAGATCGCGTGTCGCGTGGTACGTATCACGCTTTACGCTTTACGTTTCACGCCTCCACGCGACACGCGATACGAAATACGTGATGCGCCATGACCTACTACTACAAACTCGGCGACATTCCCCATAAGCGGCACACCCAGTTCCGCAAGCCGGATGGCGGCCTGTATCGCGAAGAGGTGATGGGGCTGGAAGGCTTCCATGGCTTGCAGGCTGTGCTGTATCACTACTTCTTGCCCCCGCGCGTGCTGCGGACGGAATATCTCGGCGATGTTAGGGTCGAATATGCGGATTACGGGGCAATGCGCCATCGCGCCTTTGCGACGGCCGACGTGCCCGCCGGCGGCGATCCGGTGTCGGCGCGGCGGGTGCTCTTGGGCAACCGCGACGTGACGCTCGGCGTTAGCCGTGCGACGCAGAGCATGGACTATTTCTATCGCAACGCGCAAGCCTATGAAGTCTGGTTCGTGCATGAGGGCGCCGGCGTGCTGCGCACGCAATTCGGCCGGCTCGACTTCAGGAGCGGCGACTACCTCGTCATCCCCTACGGCGTGACCTGGCAAATGGTACTGAGCACACCCGAAGCGCGCTTCTTCGTGATCGAGTCGCGCAGCCAAGTCGCGCCGCCGAGGCGCTACCGCAACGAGTTCGGCCAATTGCTGGAACACGCGCCGTATTGCGAACGCGACATCCGCCCGCCGAGCGCGCTGGAGACGCACACCGAGCGCGGCGAGTTCGAGGTGCGCGTCAAGGTGCGCGACGGCATCAGCCGGCACTGCCTCGACCACCATCCCTTCGACGTGGTTGGTTGGGACGGCTACTTGTATCCTTGGGCGTTCAGCATCCACGACTTCGAACCGATCACCGGCCGCGTACATCAGCCGCCGCCGGTGCATCAAACGTTCGAGGCGCACAACTTCGTCGTGTGCTCGTTCGTGCCGCGCCTGTTCGATTATCACCCGCTGGCTATTCCTGCGCCGTATGCCCACAGCAACGTCAACAGTGACGAAGTGATCTACTACTGCGACGGCAACTTCATGAGCCGCAAAGGCATCT
The window above is part of the Candidatus Roseilinea sp. genome. Proteins encoded here:
- a CDS encoding 3D-(3,5/4)-trihydroxycyclohexane-1,2-dione acylhydrolase (decyclizing), producing the protein MTTIRLTTAQAMIKFLKAQRTERDGHIQPLFAGCFGIFGHGNIAGIAQALQQNLDFRYYLCRNEQAMVHTAAAYARMKNRLQTLVCTSSIGPGATNMITGAAAATINRLPVLLLPGDIFARRNVAPVLQQLESEHSQDLSVNDCFKPVSRYWDRINRPDQILTALPEAMRVLTSPAETGAVTIALPQDVQTEAFDYPIHFFRERVWHVPRQRPDVDALRRAAELIRHSKQPLIVAGGGVIYSEATEALRRFVDATGIPIGETMAGKGSLPYDHPLNLGAIGVTGTFAANRIARDADVVIGIGTRYSDFTTASKTAFQHPNVAFVNINVAEFDAHKHSAIAAVGDARATLEELMPLLAGWRAPAEHEARARQLHDEWDREVQRIYDIRHQPLPSQGEIIGAVNTYSDPDGVVINAAGSMPGDLHKLWRARHPKQYHLEYGYSTMGYEIAGGLGVKMAAPDREVTVMVGDGSYLMMAQEIVTSVQEGYKLIIVLVDNHGFKSIGGLSRSLGQGGFGTRYVYPVNGYLPGDELKDDVEELPVDLAENARSLGAAVFKARTYDEFVQAYQAAKRTEVTTVVYVQVDRYESVPSYESWWDVPVAEVSDMPDVQEARRAWEKQRAEERLF
- a CDS encoding four helix bundle protein → MNYDEWMKSVPPAITNDRLWTLLAYRLALFMSDIAWHDVSKLMLDPRTRSLSDQLYRAVGSIGANIAEGYSYSTGGNRARYFEYALGSARESREWYYRSSYVLGTRVVTHRINLLARIIQLLIGYIPEQRQTSLREEETNYEVDQKSPISFEATTPDIGLSDLTSYVPMPTETDSHLHLTSDFPLATHDNPLGAPR
- the iolB gene encoding 5-deoxy-glucuronate isomerase is translated as MQYDHTNLVVHPQPSPEPGLIVRVTPALAGWEFITFEARRLAHGETHTGATGEHELAIVVLSGVVGLDSDAGRWREIGQRMSVFEGLPYAVYLPRRTTFTVHAQTDAEIALAFAPTNQDHPARLIQPTDVTVEIRGGDNATRQINNIIPPGFDCHRLVVVEVYTPSGNWSSYPPHKHDVHKTDAQGRIVEADLEEVYFYKFDRPEGYAYQRIYTDPESPLHRAGAPIDAVVVARHNDVVLVPEGYHPVASPPGYTTYYLNTLAGSAQSLANSEDPRHAWVKTTYRDKDPRLPMYRIGSRESGVVIDDG
- a CDS encoding HlyD family type I secretion periplasmic adaptor subunit, with product MRKPLCVQSLAAIAALLTLVGCAADTPFPVASGAAGQVPAAQPTAAATAVPTQAVAARTTISADGVVKTATPPIALAADVSAKVLTVNVEPGQAVKVGDVLAMLDDTALRDALADAELQRALVEAQIAQAQAPARPEDIASARAALAAAQANYALIQQGPTESEIEQARLSWVAAREAYLAAQVDRDVACGTPAGTGIPACQAKEASYGSAYESERAAYANYQKLLQPVTREQLTQANANVVSARARLQALEAGPSEAQRQVFEAQLTQARSAVQRARDNLREAIVRSPCTCIVQEVNVAVGGIPKGVAFTLVTLDALMFETTNLSERDLTAIKIGSRATIRLKAFDRAFSGKVAAILPQSTGAQGGAALFTVLIALDPSEARILPGMTGRAEIEA
- a CDS encoding amino acid permease, with the protein product MSRVLPGTSLEPIKHVLIGRPLRTEEAPHQAVGNPVGLAVFASDALSSTAYATQEILVVLASAFAVAGAGVFRISIPIAVAITAVLSVLIISYRQTIKAYNGASCGAYVVARDNLGVFPSQIAGAALLVDYVLTVAVSISSGVDQVASAIPILRGREVLVALAAILIMTIINLRGVKESGRIFAVPTYFFVGMTFLTLTAGAFKFFTGQLTPVENVHMVAHTAEPLGWFLILYAFSSGCTALTGIEAISDGVQNFKEPRGRNAALTISVMGLLLGTLFMGITLLANQVQALPSEDETIISQIARAVFGSGALYGLQIAATTIILIMAANTAYADFPRIAAFVASDSFLPRQLAIRGSRLVYSGGIVTLAIAASILIIVFNARTTSLIPLYAIGVFMCFTLSQSGMVRRWLEVAKLRPGESVKMGQSLASYDSHWRRNLIINGAGAVLSFVVMVIFAVTKFTHGAWITLLVIPVMVFVFYRVHTHYRNVARILSLSKERVKPTPHPVKTIVLVDDVHRGTVRVVDFAKSLGNPWTPLHVDYNDRKTHIVQQKWRERIGEGDLVILPSPYRRLVEPIVDYVKAELDKDPNLFVHVIMGQLVMDTPWARALHSNNSLGIMSALQSMDRVIVTDVPYQLHAADVELYPENEPESYEQMKEREEQQKQQRREDETIESAIG
- a CDS encoding aminotransferase is translated as MAAIHPITAPIRMNETNTIPDVHQYVRTSTRTQHFPESIIREMTRIALDVGAINLSQGYPDFAAPQAIKDAAAQAIQDDWNQYSVTWGLKPLRDAIADHYRRRYEMDVNPDTDVVVCCGATECMIAAMLGVVNPGDEVVFFEPYYESYIPNCFITQSTPRFVSLRPSSSGVWEFDPDELRRAFNAKTKVIIVNSPHNPTGKVFTREELQLIADLCIEHDVIAVTDEIYEFITYDGAQHIPIATLPGMAERTITISGMSKTFSVTGWRLGYALAPEDLMVGVRKAHDFMSVCAATPLQVAGIAMLALGDDYYRQLRADYAQRRAFALEMLREVGFKPVTPQGAYYIMADFSAISDEDDIAFGLRMAKEIGVACVPGSPFFSRPELSRNIVRFAFCKKQETLAQARERLQRLK
- a CDS encoding AsnC family transcriptional regulator, with amino-acid sequence MAFDSEKLLDKTGLELLRLLQEDARMSFAELGKRVGLTAPAVAERVRRMEEAGIITGYHARVSAAKLGLEIKAFIRVSDCEPCERLVELVKTLPEVLECHMLTGSDSYILHVVVASIAHLDAIISRLRPLARNITTAIVLESPVNKSSIDVRLFRPKA
- a CDS encoding 4-hydroxyphenylpyruvate dioxygenase; translation: MASDPLDFQAIDYVEFYVSNARQAAHFYRTVFGFRPVAYAGLETGVRDHASWLLTAGTVNFVLTSPLDPHSRPDISQHIATHGDGVKDIALRVRDAKAAYDEAIRRGARSVMPPVAVEDECGKFVKATIATYGDTVHSFIEREDYRGFMPGFKLIEHPPPAPDTGLVAIDHIVGNVEQGKMNAWVKFYADLLGFTQLVHFDDKDISTEYSALMSKVMQNGSGRIKFPINEPAEGKRRSQIEEYLIHYGGPGVQHIALATKNIIASVDALRAAGINFLRVPETYYEELPNRVGQIEEDVHALAQRGILVDRDDEGYLLQIFSQPMQDRPTLFFEIIQRRGSRGFGKGNFKALFEALEREQARRGNL